One genomic segment of Ignavibacteriales bacterium includes these proteins:
- a CDS encoding UvrD-helicase domain-containing protein: MASILLNDTELQFPNFTIVSASAGSGKTHTLTLKILQLLLSPKVPHNRLNNVLAMTFTKNAAAEMRQRVLEYLKKAYHGNKNILDQLCPLVSMDEANLRTRCGELIETILQDYSAFQVQTIDSFMARVFRASALEFGFSPTLEIVLNSRTILDAAFEQFARELATDPSKQQLLERLTDILLDSQNTSSRYIWNPFQKLSDEVRNLYNTLSAQSKEVLPSSENSRQVTILRKEILDTFHQLHTLVRDSGLEITKNYENAAAVAQAGEVDKLIELKSIHKPVKAGKSKIEKEKTEKWNTRFAPLHEKFSSLAAEYVVQQAYHYYLPYVEAHKLFRGTIEQIMRRNGQVNLSDINRTLLHYISEEIVPQIYFYLGDAIFHYLIDEFQDTAPVQWEAIKPLFAEALSKQGSLFVVGDTKQSIYAFRHADWRIMKNVMTNNVFPSAPPEVRELETNYRSFERILDFNKTVFHSIVPSTIEGDAPHASGLSTFKQEVEEKNKKKGYVEVVSFEKDEDQEQEHAKILEIIHDCHTRGYRHGDITILTPKNEHVIAISGWLNGAHIPFISHSSLDIRGRAITGDIIALLRFLDSPIDDLSFATVLLSGTFHRALAADNVKLTQGELHSFLLQARRAEHPAPLYASFRLRYADVWRRYFDELFTVVGYLPMYDLLSEIYKQFRLFEIAPEEEGALAKLLDVMRNFEETGQNNLKDFLAFADDESDDTDWNIAVPRGEDAVSVMTIHKAKGLDNRVVVVLLVDSKLRSENLFVEEDTDGVRLVHITQKNAAFDDTLQELYNQHRFERAVDDLNKLYVAFTRAKEEMYVISVKTEYADEPSKFLPFSGYESSTKPEVEKQKQAIELVVPLHHSSVRVSVSNISSEKLALYERRRGDAIHDVLSHVEYAGVDVEMIISSSIKNTAGSWMQPADEERIKSSILEFLRSPEIAPFFVHVEGRRIMNEQEFVHPDGRLFRMDRIIVDKDTVTVLDFKTGDDKEGYTDQVMGYVDILDNYFNGVTSEDSNISTEPHPNLPLKGEGILSLPLLGGDETGGSKHAKLFPGTRYTIHGILAFVDRKKLRVVV; this comes from the coding sequence CTCTTGTTTCAATGGATGAAGCGAACCTTCGCACTCGGTGCGGTGAATTGATTGAAACGATATTGCAGGACTATTCTGCGTTTCAGGTGCAAACGATCGACAGCTTTATGGCGCGAGTGTTTCGCGCTTCGGCATTGGAATTTGGTTTTTCGCCGACTCTTGAAATTGTCCTTAATAGCCGCACAATACTTGATGCGGCTTTTGAACAATTTGCCCGCGAACTCGCAACTGATCCGTCAAAGCAGCAATTACTCGAAAGGTTGACAGATATTCTTCTTGATAGCCAGAATACTTCCTCACGATATATTTGGAATCCATTTCAAAAACTCTCCGATGAAGTCCGCAATCTGTATAATACGCTCAGCGCACAATCGAAAGAGGTTTTACCATCTTCTGAAAACAGCAGACAGGTGACTATACTGCGCAAGGAAATTCTTGATACGTTTCATCAACTCCATACACTTGTACGAGACTCCGGTTTGGAGATAACGAAGAATTATGAAAATGCCGCTGCTGTCGCTCAAGCCGGAGAAGTGGACAAGCTGATAGAATTGAAAAGCATTCATAAACCGGTGAAAGCCGGCAAATCGAAGATTGAAAAAGAAAAAACGGAAAAGTGGAATACGCGTTTTGCGCCGCTGCATGAGAAGTTCAGCTCGCTTGCTGCAGAGTATGTTGTGCAGCAGGCATATCACTATTATCTTCCGTACGTCGAAGCACATAAGTTGTTTCGGGGTACTATCGAACAGATTATGCGGCGCAACGGTCAGGTGAATCTTTCCGATATCAATCGTACGCTTCTGCATTATATCTCGGAAGAAATTGTGCCGCAAATATATTTTTATTTGGGCGATGCCATTTTCCATTATCTCATCGATGAATTTCAGGACACTGCGCCGGTGCAGTGGGAAGCAATAAAGCCGTTGTTTGCCGAAGCGCTGTCAAAGCAGGGAAGTCTGTTTGTCGTTGGAGATACCAAACAATCCATTTACGCATTCCGTCATGCCGATTGGCGCATTATGAAAAACGTTATGACAAACAACGTCTTTCCCTCAGCGCCGCCGGAAGTACGGGAATTAGAAACAAATTACCGCAGCTTCGAACGAATTCTCGATTTCAACAAAACAGTTTTTCATTCCATCGTACCTTCTACAATAGAAGGCGACGCACCGCATGCCAGCGGGTTGTCAACGTTCAAACAAGAGGTAGAAGAAAAGAATAAGAAGAAGGGATACGTTGAGGTTGTTTCGTTTGAAAAAGACGAAGATCAAGAACAGGAGCACGCGAAAATATTAGAAATTATTCACGATTGTCACACGCGTGGTTACCGGCATGGCGATATCACAATCCTGACTCCGAAAAACGAACATGTCATTGCGATCAGCGGATGGCTTAATGGAGCACATATTCCGTTTATTTCGCACAGCAGTCTCGACATTCGCGGGCGTGCAATCACCGGTGATATCATTGCGCTTCTTCGCTTCCTCGATTCACCAATTGATGATCTTTCATTTGCAACCGTCTTACTGAGCGGTACTTTTCATCGCGCACTTGCTGCTGATAATGTGAAGTTGACTCAAGGGGAACTTCATTCGTTCCTTCTTCAGGCGCGTAGAGCGGAACATCCAGCGCCGCTGTATGCATCGTTCCGCCTGCGTTATGCCGATGTCTGGAGACGGTACTTTGATGAACTCTTCACAGTCGTTGGTTACTTGCCGATGTACGATCTTCTGTCAGAAATCTATAAACAATTCCGTTTGTTCGAGATTGCGCCCGAAGAAGAAGGCGCACTTGCAAAGCTCTTGGATGTGATGAGAAATTTTGAAGAGACGGGACAGAATAATCTCAAAGATTTCCTCGCCTTTGCCGATGATGAATCGGATGATACGGATTGGAATATCGCAGTGCCCCGCGGCGAAGATGCCGTTTCGGTGATGACAATCCACAAAGCGAAAGGATTGGACAATCGCGTTGTCGTCGTTTTACTGGTAGATTCCAAACTGCGATCCGAAAATTTATTTGTCGAAGAAGATACAGACGGTGTCCGGTTAGTGCATATTACTCAAAAGAACGCCGCGTTTGATGACACACTTCAGGAATTATACAATCAACACCGTTTCGAACGAGCGGTCGATGATCTTAATAAATTGTATGTTGCTTTTACGCGGGCAAAAGAAGAAATGTACGTGATCAGCGTAAAAACAGAATACGCCGATGAACCATCAAAATTTCTGCCATTTTCTGGCTACGAATCATCGACAAAGCCGGAAGTAGAAAAACAGAAGCAAGCAATCGAGCTGGTTGTGCCGCTCCATCATTCGTCGGTGCGAGTATCTGTAAGCAATATTTCATCGGAGAAACTGGCGCTCTATGAACGCCGCCGCGGTGACGCTATTCACGATGTATTGTCGCATGTAGAGTACGCAGGTGTGGACGTTGAGATGATCATCTCATCATCGATAAAGAATACTGCGGGAAGCTGGATGCAGCCCGCCGATGAGGAGCGCATCAAATCGTCAATACTTGAATTTCTGCGTTCGCCGGAAATTGCGCCGTTCTTTGTTCACGTTGAAGGCAGAAGAATAATGAATGAGCAAGAATTTGTTCATCCGGATGGACGGCTCTTCCGCATGGATCGGATTATCGTCGATAAGGACACGGTGACAGTTCTCGATTTTAAAACGGGAGATGATAAAGAAGGATATACCGATCAAGTGATGGGATATGTGGATATCCTCGATAATTATTTTAATGGTGTTACTTCTGAAGATTCTAATATTAGCACGGAACCCCATCCTAACCTTCCCCTAAAAGGGGAAGGAATATTATCTCTCCCCCTCTTAGGGGGAGATGAAACAGGGGGTTCAAAACATGCGAAGTTGTTTCCTGGCACTCGTTACACCATTCATGGCATCCTGGCTTTTGTGGACAGAAAGAAATTGCGGGTGGTTGTATGA